A genomic window from Lotus japonicus ecotype B-129 chromosome 1, LjGifu_v1.2 includes:
- the LOC130738890 gene encoding 1-aminocyclopropane-1-carboxylate oxidase 5, producing MAIPVIDFSKLNGEERAKTMAQIHNGCEEWGFFQLINHGIPEELLERVKKVCSEFYKLEREENFKNSKTVKLLNELAEKKSSEKVEHADWEDVITLLDDNEWPENTPDFRETMAEYRSELKKLAQRIMEVMDENLGLPKGFIKKAFNGGDGDNAFFGTKVSHYPPCPYPELVNGLRAHTDAGGVILLFQDDKVGGLQMLKGGEWIDVQPLPNAIVINTGDQIEVLSNGRYKSCWHRVLGSPSGNRRSVASFYNPSLKATISPAPQLVVEKENQEVEDTYPEFVFGDYMSVYAEQKFLPKEPRFQAVRAK from the exons ATGGCAATCCCAGTGATTGATTTCTCAAAGCTCAATGGGGAAGAAAGAGCCAAAACTATGGCACAGATTCATAATGGATGTGAAGAATGGGGATTCTTCCAG TTGATCAACCATGGCATTCCAGAGGAACTCCTTGAGAGGGTGAAGAAGGTTTGCTCTGAGTTCTATAAGCTGGAAAGAGAGGAAAATTTCAAGAATTCGAAGACAGTGAAGCTGCTAAACGAATTAGCTGAAAAGAAGAGCAGTGAAAAAGTGGAGCATGCGGACTGGGAGGATGTTATCACTCTCCTGGATGATAACGAATGGCCAGAAAATACACCAGATTTCAG GGAAACCATGGCAGAATATCGGTCTGAGTTAAAGAAACTAGCACAGAGGATCATGGAAGTGATGGATGAGAATCTGGGCTTACCTAAAGGATTCATCAAGAAAGCATTCAATGGTGGAGATGGAGACAATGCATTCTTTGGCACAAAGGTCAGCCACTACCCACCCTGCCCCTACCCAGAGCTCGTGAATGGTCTGCGAGCTCACACTGATGCAGGAGGCGTCATCTTGCTGTTCCAAGATGATAAGGTGGGTGGCCTTCAGATGCTCAAAGGTGGAGAATGGATTGATGTCCAACCTTTGCCAAATGCCATTGTCATCAACACTGGTGACCAGATTGAGGTTCTGAGCAATGGCAGGTACAAGAGTTGTTGGCACAGGGTTCTGGGGTCTCCCAGTGGGAACAGGAGATCAGTGGCATCCTTCTATAACCCATCACTCAAGGCCACGATAAGTCCTGCACCACAATTGGTGGTGGAGAAAGAAAACCAAGAAGTGGAAGACACTTATCCTGAGTTTGTTTTTGGTGACTACATGTCTGTCTATGCTGAGCAGAAGTTCCTCCCCAAGGAACCAAGGTTTCAAGCTGTTCGGGCCAAGTGA